TTTACTCTACCTTTTGTGCTCTACTTTTTCAAAATGTATAATTTTTTGGCTGTTATAAATACGATAGTAGTTTTTCCGATAATCTATCTGCATATTGTATGCGGCGTTTTTACGCTACTATATGAAAATATTTTTATAAGGCCGCTTATTGTAAATGAAAACATTTTAAATCAGATGCTTGACTTTTTAATAAAATACGAAACCTACTTCTTTACCTCAAATAAAATCCCTTTTGTTATATTTGTTGCGATGCTCTTAACAATACTTATTTCTCTAATAACAAGAAAAAAAATACTACTTGCCATTATTCCTATTTTGGCTTTGATACCTTATTATACTCCTGATAAAAATATCTACTTTCCAAACTTTATAAGAAGTAAAGCCGTAATCGATATGACTTCAAATGAGATTTATTACCAGGGGTTTTATTCAGATTACAGATACAAACTTATCCCATATCTGCTTGATAAAAATATCAGTTTAAAATTTAAGCAAGGGCACATTAGAATATATGATGGTAAAAATATTTTTATCACAACCAATGAAAAAAGTGAACTTCTTACAAATATTTGCATAAATAACAAAGGCAATAATTGTCTATTTGAATACTTCACAAACAAAAACTATTTCAAGGGGATAACTTATAGACAAGACAAAATTTACATTGTATATGATACGGACTTGGAAAAAGATAATATTTTTACGCTAAAAAACAAAAAAGAGCTTATTTTTACTGGGACAGGAGCATTGATAGATGAAAATTTTCCTAAACGAAAAGGAAATTAATTTAGAAAAACAAACAACAATTGAAGAATTGAAAAATACATTTAAGCCTGATGCAGATGTTGTCATTTACAACGGTCATATTGTAAACGAAAATGTCACTCTCAATGAAGGTGATTCTGTCTTTTTCATAAAAAAAGGGGAAATACCAAATAGTGAAGAGCTTGAATATCTAATGGCAGCAAGGCATACCCCCGGTGTGCATAAAAAACTAAAAGAAGGAAAAGTCGCCATTGCAGGGCTTGGTGGCTTAGGCTCAAATATTGCAATAAATCTTGCAAGAATGGGAGTAGGATATATCAAGCTCATTGACTTTGACATTGTGGAGCCTTCTAATCTTAACAGGCAGCAATATTTTATTGACCAAATTGGGATGTTTAAAACCGATGCGATGGTTGATACTCTGAAAAAGATAAATCCATATATCCATTATGAAGCAATTAACATTTATGTAGATAAAAATAACGTAGAGAAACTTTTCAGCGACGTAGATGTCATAATTGAAGCATTTGATAAGGCGGAAAACAAAGCAATGCTTATATCCACAGCATCAATGCTGTTTGAAGACAAATGTATAATCGGTGCTTCCGGTGTTGCAGGGCTTTACGATACATCACTTTTTAAAGTAAAAAAGCTTGGTAAAAAGATATATATTGTGGGTGATTTTGAAAATGAGGCAAAGCCCGGCCAAGGGCTTATGGCAACACGAGTAGCCGTTGCAGCAAATATTCAGGCAAACCTGGCAGTAAACTACATTTTGGGGGAATTATGAAAATAATATTAAACGGAAAAGATACAGAATTGGAAAAAAATATAACTGTTACTGAACTATTGCAAAATCTAAAAATCCATAGTAAAGTGGTAGTAGTTGAGATTAATGGAAACATTGTAGAAAAAGACAACTTTGACAATACATTTATTAAAGAAAACGACAAAGTGGAGGTCGTCCGTTTTGTCGGCGGAGGATAATTTGAGATTTATTTTTATCTTTTTATTTTTTATTTCATCAATATCTTATGCTGATATTAAAACATTTGACTTAAAAAGCTTATCAGAAGTTGCAAAAGGGGAAGATTACACTGTGCTTGTGTTTTGGGCGACTTACTGCCCTTTCTGTATAAAAGAATTAAAAGATATAAATAGTGAATATGAAAAATTTACTAAAAAAAATATCAAGGTAATCGCTCTGTCTACTGACTTACTGAAATCTACCGTAGGAAATTTTCTAAAAACGGTAAATTATCAATTTGAAACGTATATAGCCGCAGATGATATAAAAAAACATTTTAATATACACTATGTCCCTGTAACTGTAATTATTGATAAAAATGGGGATTTGCATGATATCTCTCCTGGCAGAAAAAGCGTAAATGATATATTTAAAATGATGCAGGAATAATATTACTTTTCTAAAGAAAGTTTTAGACCGAAGATAACAAAAACTAAACCTGCTAATTTATTGAAATAAAAGGATGTTTTGCGACTGCTTTTAAACTTACAGCTGAGCTTAGCAGAAGAAGATACCAAGACTATGCACCAAAGCAAACTTGTGCAGACAAAGGTCAAACCCAACACCATAAAACTTAAGATGTGTGACTGACTATCTTGAGCTACAAACTGGGGTAAAAATGCAAGAAAAAAAATTGCAACTTTTGGATTTAATGCATTGGTCAAAAATCCCTGCCTAAATATTTTCAATGTGTCTTCAGACCTTATATTTTCTGTTTCTTCTCTAATTTTTCCTTTTTCCAATAACATCCTAATCCCTAAATATATTAAATATAAGGAGCCTATAATTTTAACAAAAGAATAAACAGTTGCAGATTTAACTATCAATGCAGAAAGCCCAACAGATGCCATAAATGTATGAAACAATATCCCTGACAATATACCAAAAGCTGCCCAAAAACCTGCTTTCTTCCCTTGAGAAGCACTATACTTTAGAATATAAAACGTATCTACCCCGGGCGTCATGTTGAGCAAAATGCTCGCAATAATAAAAGTCTCAAAATTATAAATCCCTAACATTGATTAGCCCCTATAAAAGTCCCCACTTTTTTATAAAATTATCATCAATATCAGTCAAACCTCGATTTTTAAGGCTGTCAAGGACACTTTCTGTACAAAGCACATCATCAGGCCATCTTCTCGGAAAATTATCAATCTTACCCTTGTTTGTGCCGTCAATACCAACCGTATTTTCATAAACAAAAATATCCCTGTTACTGTCAATATTATTGACAACCCGCCACAACAACATATACGGATTATCTATGTCATTGATATCGCTATCAACAATTATAAGGATTTTAATATATTTAAACACTCCTTTTAAATCTTCAAAAAGGTGCTGCATCTTTCGTGCTTTTTTAACTGCAATGATACACAGAGGATTTTTTGTATCAGTATAATATTGCCGCAAATCAACCACATCTTTTACAATCCCTTTAATCTTGTTCAATAAAATCTCATCGTTTATTATTTCAATCTTATCATCACTGATTTCTTCTCCCGTACAATCAACACCTAATTTTCCGCCAACAGCAAACTCATCTGAGCTGTGGTCAAGAGCATCAACAACACCTTTTGAAATAAGCATATTTTTAATTTTAAACCTATTTAAGATATAAGGAATAATCTCCTTGCTTCGTAAATCCGGAGCATTTTCACCCACAAAAATTGCATGCTTTACAAAGCTCATCTGCCCTACCCCCCAAAAAGCATGCATCACCTGCTGAGCATGACCTGGATAAAGTGTCTTTATCTTTGCAATGATTAAATTATGAAAAACTCCATTTTCAGGCATATAATAGTCTATTAAATCCGGCGTAGTCGTCTTTAATAGGGGCAAAAAGATTCTTTCAGTAGCATAGCCCATATATTTATCTTCCAAAGGGGGCTTTCCTACCACTGTAGCAGCAAATACGGGATTTTTCCTTTGAGTAATCGCAGACACCTCCAAAAATGGATACTCCTCTTCAAGAGTATAGTATCCGGTATGATCACCAAAAGGGCCTTCTACTCTCAATTTAGATGGATCAACAAACCCCTCAATTACATAATCCACGTCATAAGGCACATAAATATCGTTTGTGACTGATTTTACAAGTCTTGCACTTTTCTTTTTTATAAAACCATAAAGCATAAGCTCAAATACACCAATGGGAAGAGGAGCTTGACCGCACCAAATATACAAAGGGTCACCCCCTATTGCAATTGATACAGGCATCTTTTTACCTGCCTTTTTATATTCATGAAAAAAATGATTACTATCCTTATGAATCTGCCAATGCATCCCCAAGGTATAATCATCATACACCTGTAGGCGATACATACCGAGATTGTTCATTTTCCCGTCAAGACTTTTTGTATAAACCTGCCCCATCGTTATAAACGGGCCACCATCTTTTTCCCAAGTAGTTAAAATAGGTAAATCGCTCAACTTAGCATCTTTTCCCAACTTTACTATTTCCTGACATTCCCCTTTTTTATTTAATCTTTTTGGAAAAACAGATTTAAGAGCAAAAAGGTCGTTAAGCATAGATATTTTGTCGGTAAACTTTAGAGGCGTTTTCATTTTTATTAATTTTTCAATACTTTCAGCAATTTTATCAACATCACCTATAAAAAGCTCAACTGCCTTATAGTTACAAAAAACATTCATCAAGACAGGCTCAATAAATTTTTTACCACTTTTCCTATCCACTACATTTGTAAAAAGAAGAGCCTTGCTATCCTCTTTTTTCACCTCAATATATGCAAGGTGAGCAGCCTCAAGATAAATATCCACTTCACTGTCTATTACTTTCAGGAGATCATGCTCTCTTAATTTTTCAATAACTTCATAGCTATTCATATATTTTCTCCATCAATCATTTATCTTTAAATTCCAATTTTCTCCATCAAAAACATACTCGACACTTTCATAAAATTTGTCAACACACCCTTGCCAAAATTCAAAATATACAGGCTCAATAACATAACACCTTATGTCCTGCATAAAAATGTTTTTAAACCCATTTAAATTAAATCGTAGATTATCAAATTTTGACTCAACTATCCTTCTGAAAGTAACAATATCGCTTTTGACCGAAATCCAATCCCCTTTTTTTAACCCCGAATCTCTTTTAAAAAAGGTTTTTATGAGCTCTGTCGTAGAAATACTCTTTACAATTCCCTCAACTCTGACCTGCCTCTCAAGCTTAAGCCATGCAAAGTGAGCTGCAACAAAGCTATTTTCATTAATCTGTCTGACTTTCTTAGTATCAGTATTTGTAAAAAATAAAAAACCTTGCTCATCATAGCTTTTAAGTAAGACGATTCTTTGAGATGGTCTTAAATCCTTTCCTACAGTTGCAAGAGTAAAGCTGTTTGGCTCAAGTATATTATTTGCTACAGCTTCCAAAAACCAATTTTCAAATTGGGTAAAAGGGCTACCAGGTAAATTTTGCAAAATACTCATTTTTCCTCATAGAGTTTTTTAAGTTATTTTGCTATAATAAAAAAAAGAAAGGTTTGTAGCAATAACTTTGTTTGACAAAAAAATTTATAAATAAATCGGAGATAACAAATTGGGCATAGTAACCGACATATCGATAATACTTATTGTAGGGTTAATCGGCGGAGTAATCGCACAACAGCTCAGACAGCCACTTATTTTAGGTTATATCCTTGCAGGAATTATTATTGGCCCCTCAACTGCTTGGCTCACTATAACCGATACGCACAACATCGAGCTTCTTGCTGAAATCGGTGTCGCACTTCTACTTTTTGCGCTCGGGATAGAATTTTCTTTAAAAGAATTAAAACCTGTAAAAAAGATAGCGCTCATCGGTACACCTATTCAGGTTGGCTTAACTACACTTTTTGGCTACTTATTGGGACAGTTTTTCGGATTTGATAAAGTAAACTCAATCTGGTTTGGAGCGACAATTTCTGTTTCAAGTACAATGGTCGTGTTAAAAACATTAATGAGACAGGAAAGGCTTGGGACACTCTCAAGTAGAGTAATGATTGGCATGCTTCTGGTGCAAGATTTGGGAGTGGTGCCGATGCTTATCATACTTCCTCAGCTCAATAATCCACAAAATGCTTTAAGTATTTTAGGGTATGCAGGGATTAAAGCAGCAGTGTTTTTAGTATTTATGTTTTTTCTGGGGACAAAGATTGTTCCTAAAATCATTAAATATGTTGCAAGCTGGAATTCAAGAGAATTGTTTTTGCTTTCTATTACCGCTATGGGGCTTGGTATCGGCTATATTTCATACATTTTCGGGCTTTCTTATGCCTTTGGAGCATTTGTTGCAGGAATGGTTTTGAGTGAATCCGATTATGGACATCAGGCCTTAAATGATATTATCCCTTTGCGTGACCTTTTTGTTTTGTTGTTTTTTGTGTCGGTAGGTATGCTTTTTGACCCGAGCTTTCTTATTAAGCATTGGAAAATGGTAATAGCAGCAGCTGTACTTATTTCCATAATCAAGGGCACAATATTCTCAAGTCTTGCACTTATATTTAAATATCACAATGTAGTCCCTTTTGCACTTGGGCTTGGTCTTTTTCAGGTAGGTGAATTTTCATTTGTGCTTGCAAGAGTAGGTATCAGTACAAACTCAATATCACAAGATTTATATTACCTGATTCTAAATACAGCTATTATTACCATGGTGTTAACACCTGTCATATCTAACTTTACCGCTCCTTTATATGCGTGGAGAAGAAAATCAAGCAAAAAAGAGCCTCTGCACACTATAAGTATACCTAATGATGAAATTTCTGAACACATTATTATTGCCGGAGCAGGAAGGCTTGGAAACTATATTGCAGAAA
This DNA window, taken from Deferrivibrio essentukiensis, encodes the following:
- the thiF gene encoding sulfur carrier protein ThiS adenylyltransferase ThiF, with product MKIFLNEKEINLEKQTTIEELKNTFKPDADVVIYNGHIVNENVTLNEGDSVFFIKKGEIPNSEELEYLMAARHTPGVHKKLKEGKVAIAGLGGLGSNIAINLARMGVGYIKLIDFDIVEPSNLNRQQYFIDQIGMFKTDAMVDTLKKINPYIHYEAINIYVDKNNVEKLFSDVDVIIEAFDKAENKAMLISTASMLFEDKCIIGASGVAGLYDTSLFKVKKLGKKIYIVGDFENEAKPGQGLMATRVAVAANIQANLAVNYILGEL
- the thiS gene encoding sulfur carrier protein ThiS, producing MKIILNGKDTELEKNITVTELLQNLKIHSKVVVVEINGNIVEKDNFDNTFIKENDKVEVVRFVGGG
- a CDS encoding peroxiredoxin family protein gives rise to the protein MRFIFIFLFFISSISYADIKTFDLKSLSEVAKGEDYTVLVFWATYCPFCIKELKDINSEYEKFTKKNIKVIALSTDLLKSTVGNFLKTVNYQFETYIAADDIKKHFNIHYVPVTVIIDKNGDLHDISPGRKSVNDIFKMMQE
- a CDS encoding LysE family translocator, with protein sequence MLGIYNFETFIIASILLNMTPGVDTFYILKYSASQGKKAGFWAAFGILSGILFHTFMASVGLSALIVKSATVYSFVKIIGSLYLIYLGIRMLLEKGKIREETENIRSEDTLKIFRQGFLTNALNPKVAIFFLAFLPQFVAQDSQSHILSFMVLGLTFVCTSLLWCIVLVSSSAKLSCKFKSSRKTSFYFNKLAGLVFVIFGLKLSLEK
- a CDS encoding menaquinone biosynthesis decarboxylase, producing the protein MNSYEVIEKLREHDLLKVIDSEVDIYLEAAHLAYIEVKKEDSKALLFTNVVDRKSGKKFIEPVLMNVFCNYKAVELFIGDVDKIAESIEKLIKMKTPLKFTDKISMLNDLFALKSVFPKRLNKKGECQEIVKLGKDAKLSDLPILTTWEKDGGPFITMGQVYTKSLDGKMNNLGMYRLQVYDDYTLGMHWQIHKDSNHFFHEYKKAGKKMPVSIAIGGDPLYIWCGQAPLPIGVFELMLYGFIKKKSARLVKSVTNDIYVPYDVDYVIEGFVDPSKLRVEGPFGDHTGYYTLEEEYPFLEVSAITQRKNPVFAATVVGKPPLEDKYMGYATERIFLPLLKTTTPDLIDYYMPENGVFHNLIIAKIKTLYPGHAQQVMHAFWGVGQMSFVKHAIFVGENAPDLRSKEIIPYILNRFKIKNMLISKGVVDALDHSSDEFAVGGKLGVDCTGEEISDDKIEIINDEILLNKIKGIVKDVVDLRQYYTDTKNPLCIIAVKKARKMQHLFEDLKGVFKYIKILIIVDSDINDIDNPYMLLWRVVNNIDSNRDIFVYENTVGIDGTNKGKIDNFPRRWPDDVLCTESVLDSLKNRGLTDIDDNFIKKWGLL
- a CDS encoding pyridoxal 5'-phosphate synthase encodes the protein MSILQNLPGSPFTQFENWFLEAVANNILEPNSFTLATVGKDLRPSQRIVLLKSYDEQGFLFFTNTDTKKVRQINENSFVAAHFAWLKLERQVRVEGIVKSISTTELIKTFFKRDSGLKKGDWISVKSDIVTFRRIVESKFDNLRFNLNGFKNIFMQDIRCYVIEPVYFEFWQGCVDKFYESVEYVFDGENWNLKIND
- a CDS encoding cation:proton antiporter encodes the protein MGIVTDISIILIVGLIGGVIAQQLRQPLILGYILAGIIIGPSTAWLTITDTHNIELLAEIGVALLLFALGIEFSLKELKPVKKIALIGTPIQVGLTTLFGYLLGQFFGFDKVNSIWFGATISVSSTMVVLKTLMRQERLGTLSSRVMIGMLLVQDLGVVPMLIILPQLNNPQNALSILGYAGIKAAVFLVFMFFLGTKIVPKIIKYVASWNSRELFLLSITAMGLGIGYISYIFGLSYAFGAFVAGMVLSESDYGHQALNDIIPLRDLFVLLFFVSVGMLFDPSFLIKHWKMVIAAAVLISIIKGTIFSSLALIFKYHNVVPFALGLGLFQVGEFSFVLARVGISTNSISQDLYYLILNTAIITMVLTPVISNFTAPLYAWRRKSSKKEPLHTISIPNDEISEHIIIAGAGRLGNYIAEILSKFEIDFILIEMDYRKYESAKNKNYPVIYGDASQEVILKAAKVESANLMLITVPNIIISKTIVEQVKKLNQSLHTVARASSIEHLKLLNELGIYEAVQPEFEASLEIARQALIHYDIPRSEIQKFTDLVRRDLYSSLYENKDNYDELANLQLASKLFDLTWFKIPDNSSLSGKSISELNIRNLTGVSIIGVLRKGALISNPDKDFIFSAGDNIAIIGNSKQISDFKKIFVVD